In a genomic window of Aggregatimonas sangjinii:
- a CDS encoding nucleoside deaminase, producing the protein MILPYDDTYFMKRALQEAEMAFEKGEVPIGAVVVIQDRIIARAHNLTEQLNDVTAHAEMQAITAAANFLGGKYLKGCTLYVTLEPCQMCAGALFWSQVSKVVFAAPDPQRGCSAMGTKLHPKTKIIGGILENEAAELLKRFFIQKRNLN; encoded by the coding sequence ATGATTCTCCCTTACGATGATACCTACTTTATGAAAAGAGCCTTACAGGAGGCCGAGATGGCCTTCGAAAAAGGTGAAGTGCCTATCGGGGCGGTAGTGGTTATTCAAGATCGGATCATTGCACGGGCGCATAACCTTACCGAGCAGTTGAACGACGTAACGGCACATGCCGAAATGCAGGCGATTACCGCAGCGGCCAATTTCTTAGGCGGAAAATACCTGAAGGGCTGCACCTTATATGTTACCTTAGAACCCTGCCAGATGTGTGCCGGAGCGCTATTTTGGAGCCAAGTCTCCAAAGTGGTTTTTGCGGCTCCTGATCCCCAACGCGGATGTAGTGCCATGGGAACAAAATTACACCCCAAAACGAAAATTATAGGGGGTATTCTGGAAAACGAGGCAGCCGAACTATTGAAACGATTTTTTATTCAAAAGCGGAATCTAAACTAA
- a CDS encoding cold-shock protein — MTGTVKFFNESKGYGFITNDETAKDIFVHATALNGLTLNEGDKVIYEEEEGRKGIVAAQVQLAE; from the coding sequence ATGACTGGAACTGTAAAATTTTTCAATGAATCCAAAGGATACGGGTTCATTACCAACGACGAGACTGCAAAGGACATTTTTGTACACGCAACGGCACTGAACGGACTCACCTTGAACGAAGGCGACAAAGTCATTTATGAGGAAGAAGAAGGAAGAAAAGGCATAGTGGCCGCACAAGTGCAACTCGCGGAATAA
- a CDS encoding chloride channel protein, whose protein sequence is MPSFLKTLLTRFLKWRYKNVSDKTFVHMMGVVVGLLAGLAAVVLKNLTFFIQTSLEEGIVFSSNGLYFILPIIGLTLVYLYVKFIHKKKLEHAVSSILFALSKKKGNIDLKKIITPLITAPLTVGFGGSVGLLGPAVASGSAISSNLGGILHMSAKRKSLLIACASAGAVASIFQSPIAAIIFAVEIFSIDFTMLSVMPLLLASISGVLTSYFFLGNEVLFSFSLSDSFEIRDTLFYVLLGVGTAYASVYFTKMYFGILKLFKPLRSPKYRLLVGGLAIGGMLYMIPPLYGEGFGFINDLLDGNHLSALGTTPFDRYLSNIWVVIALLFGITIFKAVAMTTTFAAGGAGGIFIPTMVMGSALGNVVAKVINNLGLGFAVSESNFTLIGMAGLIAGVLHAPLTAIFLIAEITGGYELFVPLMITAAISYLIAKKTINHTIYTRELAESGELLTHDKDQNVLTVMRIEDVLEQDFKAVRPTTSLGEMLHESVSKSTRNIFPVIDESRALVGIVLLDDIREFMFDTALYRTTTVATFMRAAPEYIFYEKDSMQQIMKKFQESGAWNLPVIKEGKYYGFISKSKLLTAYRRQLINFTQ, encoded by the coding sequence ATGCCTTCTTTTCTAAAAACACTCTTGACCCGCTTTTTAAAATGGCGGTACAAGAATGTTTCCGACAAAACCTTCGTTCATATGATGGGGGTGGTCGTCGGACTTTTGGCCGGATTGGCCGCGGTGGTCTTAAAGAACCTTACCTTTTTTATCCAGACCTCGCTTGAAGAGGGTATCGTTTTTTCCAGTAACGGGCTGTATTTTATTCTTCCGATTATCGGTCTTACACTGGTCTATCTCTATGTAAAATTCATTCATAAGAAAAAATTGGAGCACGCGGTATCTTCGATTTTGTTCGCGTTATCAAAGAAAAAGGGGAATATCGATTTAAAAAAAATCATAACCCCCTTGATTACCGCACCATTAACCGTTGGCTTTGGTGGATCGGTCGGTTTGCTCGGCCCGGCGGTCGCGTCTGGTTCTGCAATCAGCTCAAATCTAGGAGGAATACTGCATATGAGTGCCAAAAGAAAATCGCTGCTCATAGCCTGTGCTTCTGCGGGTGCGGTCGCTTCTATCTTTCAATCACCCATTGCCGCGATTATCTTTGCGGTAGAAATTTTCAGTATCGACTTTACCATGCTCTCGGTCATGCCCTTGCTGCTGGCGTCGATTTCAGGGGTATTGACCTCCTATTTTTTTCTGGGGAACGAGGTGCTGTTCAGCTTCTCACTTTCCGATAGTTTTGAGATAAGGGATACGCTTTTTTACGTGCTTTTGGGGGTAGGTACGGCCTATGCCTCGGTATATTTTACCAAAATGTATTTTGGCATATTGAAGCTATTCAAGCCGTTACGAAGTCCGAAATACCGGCTTCTGGTCGGTGGGCTGGCCATCGGCGGCATGCTTTATATGATTCCGCCCTTGTACGGGGAAGGTTTCGGTTTTATCAACGATTTATTGGATGGAAATCATTTATCCGCTTTGGGAACGACGCCCTTCGACCGCTACTTGAGCAACATTTGGGTCGTGATCGCTTTGTTGTTTGGGATCACTATATTTAAAGCCGTGGCGATGACGACCACATTTGCCGCAGGTGGAGCGGGCGGTATATTCATCCCTACCATGGTCATGGGCAGCGCCCTAGGTAATGTGGTGGCCAAGGTCATCAATAATTTAGGATTGGGCTTTGCGGTTTCGGAGAGTAATTTCACTCTAATCGGCATGGCCGGGCTGATTGCCGGCGTGCTGCATGCGCCATTGACGGCGATTTTTTTAATTGCGGAAATTACGGGGGGATACGAACTCTTCGTTCCGCTAATGATTACCGCGGCAATCTCGTACTTGATCGCGAAAAAAACCATCAATCATACCATTTACACCAGAGAGCTGGCCGAGAGCGGAGAATTGCTCACCCACGACAAGGACCAAAATGTGTTGACCGTAATGCGTATTGAAGATGTGCTGGAGCAGGATTTTAAAGCCGTTCGTCCGACCACCTCACTAGGTGAAATGCTGCACGAGTCGGTCTCGAAATCCACTAGGAATATTTTTCCGGTAATCGATGAGAGCCGAGCGCTGGTAGGTATTGTCTTGTTGGATGATATTCGGGAATTCATGTTCGATACCGCGTTGTACAGGACAACCACTGTGGCAACCTTTATGCGTGCCGCCCCCGAGTACATTTTTTACGAGAAAGACAGTATGCAACAAATCATGAAAAAGTTTCAGGAAAGCGGGGCTTGGAACTTGCCCGTCATCAAAGAGGGCAAGTATTACGGCTTTATTTCCAAATCGAAGCTGTTGACCGCCTATCGCCGGCAATTGATTAATTTTACCCAGTAA
- a CDS encoding acyltransferase: MNTNYFAHETAIIDKGAQIGDSTKIWHFAHIMSDCSIADNCTIGQNVVVFPKVVLGKNCKVQNNVSIYTGVICEDDVFLGPSMVFTNVSNPRSAINRKDKFERTLVQKGATIGANATIVCGNTIGSYALIGAGAVLTVNVLPYALMVGNPAKQIGWVSEYGNRLNFSQEGTAICSESGEVYELYNGKVKRKLL, from the coding sequence ATGAATACGAACTATTTTGCACATGAAACGGCCATTATCGATAAAGGCGCCCAAATAGGCGATAGTACCAAAATCTGGCATTTTGCGCACATTATGAGTGATTGCAGTATTGCCGACAATTGCACGATCGGGCAAAATGTGGTTGTTTTCCCTAAGGTAGTTTTGGGCAAAAATTGCAAAGTTCAAAACAATGTTTCTATCTACACTGGAGTTATTTGCGAAGATGATGTTTTTCTTGGCCCCTCAATGGTCTTTACAAATGTGAGTAATCCAAGAAGTGCGATCAATAGGAAAGATAAATTCGAAAGGACCTTGGTACAAAAAGGGGCGACCATTGGCGCGAACGCAACGATTGTTTGTGGGAACACCATAGGCTCTTATGCTTTGATAGGTGCTGGCGCCGTGCTTACCGTGAATGTCCTACCATACGCACTTATGGTCGGCAATCCGGCCAAGCAAATTGGCTGGGTAAGCGAATACGGAAACCGGTTGAATTTTTCACAGGAGGGAACAGCTATATGTTCCGAAAGTGGCGAGGTATATGAACTTTACAATGGTAAAGTAAAAAGAAAATTACTATGA